The following coding sequences lie in one Capsicum annuum cultivar UCD-10X-F1 chromosome 5, UCD10Xv1.1, whole genome shotgun sequence genomic window:
- the LOC107870220 gene encoding uncharacterized protein LOC107870220 isoform X2 produces the protein MAKIDQHKDHSVEKSTEEGRGRGNSSGSKEEGELSASENDDQSDCFPDQLTSSDAAPLDQHVHIDTMNENFQDTQAGLTSYFAEKNTSSSKKGCSIDVPSRNSQESAHLKSSKKSREHFVPFLISFSDDSGSDCENSGQKKISASKNRTLAADKFIKPPAPAPRRPQKSQKITRNVAKMPNKEAHKVSSLLTKPNGGTYGNAAHMHSLRKFNNSNMVATFDHGKRTNVHMNSSKLHDLRQLIALRENQLNLERLQNTKQLTSASHRDANFVNKRNLVVRASRETTHDNLQGLKEPDKKRQKIVSPNPSWGFSNSQEMMSVVIGSEKCAIKDSNHPQPTDHSSHGEKYPSCSVITGQLKQKEYQGSSSSTNPSLTLKDGIDAARNHNQSSSNSSKEVASKAANKLVTSRDKAKHATELCSQYNQPLLQQKVSSGLAGVNVPEKSDTNLVRSNENTQKPAPDSNIIAASTHGAGSNARANVISLNFPSFWNCYDEPNISGSSSIDLQSLLNLEELQDKELEEAQECRRKCEIEERNALKSYRKAQRALLEANARCSHLYSRREQYSSQLRELMMGNPNLLLSCGSPDQIGIRLDSSPAISDVNLHLIPNSSCAVQSTFDLNNQQRSNLNVHPNNVALQNVSSVQEHYNLASDPCSEPDCFTFKPHNEDNGANDMCSPSEDFNTSQNEDEGRFLFEDKSPENHLDYQGKEKSRADMDKNTNNASEGQSAMNSSQDSLLLEASLRSQLFERLRMRTLRQKESPQESLDAVTEGRTENNEVVGRVATDDRLCSDSERENEPQQGFNLQGRDMMSTMFKMPTEVDQPCNNEKFGSDSASPSSYICLDNCITPGNDKSQFASSVTFSYPILKSAILDFKVSDSMDLLKLQSRNSIVQTSHDQGEDNFGSSTTPSISSSVSVEAASLDLIGSKSGSYSCNFTIDPLWPLCIFELRGKCNNPECSMQHVRDYSSGSRMKVPVDTDDKVGSPAQGQISSAKTTLTKSLDCLNLAPPTYLVGLDVLKADLQSCKSIPSHEYSQLWVKCFSLSIVLSSQLPTALPSDELLFYGANARVEVQGGWNRQSLYFQSRNGSSGLSKELFAADDQIVEMALLNLNQEANKLKGRLKALELLAQALEANPTSAVVWIVYLLLYYSSQKSIGKDDMFKYAVDHIECSYELWLLYINSRTQLDERLAAYDAALLALCRHASASDRNALFASAGILDIFLQMMNCLCMSGNIATAIDKITELRPTEEKSDSPLRPSLPGILKCLTISDKCVFWVCCVYLVVYRRLPINVLQRFEYQKEISSIDWPSTDLTFDEKQRAVSLMELAVDSLALFIDREALEDEANLRAAHLFAVNHVRCAMVLKGLDCSRSLLENYVTLYPLCLELVLMLARAEYDFADGSFEGFEDALANWFDEVPGVQCIWNQYVQCALQDRKRDFVEELMARWFQYSWKHRYSQNSCLDPVDGDSSKSLPQSASVSDVAALFSNSSPNDIVFGMLNCSIYKLLQNDYAEAQLAVDRALEAASAESYNHCVRERLLFRHAENLHNDWQVLRLLSGYLADKRASNTSEPLSREFLQRIKKPRVRQLVGKLLCPVSLEPSMLNTVLEAWYGPSLLPEKKLTNFVDMVESLMAILPSNHHLAICVCKQLTRTSSPANASDGVFFWGSSLLINALFQAVPVAPEYVWVEAADILHDLTGSRSLSISFLKRALSIYPFSTMLWKSYINFSEAEGDSGSVKEAAMAKGIKLQ, from the exons GATCAGAGTGATTGTTTCCCCGATCAGCTTACAAGCAGTGATGCTGCTCCGTTGGATCAGCATGTTCACATTGATACAATGAATGAGAATTTTCAGGATACGCAGGCAG GACTTACATCGTACTTTGCAGAAAAAAATACTTCTTCCAGCAAAAAGGGTTGCTCGATTGATGTGCCTTCTAGAAATTCTCAAGAATCAGCTCATCTGAAGAGTTCTAAAAAGAGTCGAGAGCATTTTGTACCATTTCTGATAAGCTTCTCAGATGACAGTGGCAGTGACTGTGAAAATTCTGGACAGAAGAAGATTTCAGCAAGTAAAAACAGAACCTTGGCTGCAGATAAATTTATTAAACCACCAGCCCCTGCTCCTCGAAGACCTCAGAAATCGCAAAAGATTACTAGAAATGTGGCAAAGATGCCAAACAAAGAGGCTCACAAAGTTTCTTCTTTATTGACCAAACCTAATGGAGGCACTTACGGAAATGCTGCACATATGCATAGTTTGAGAAAATTTAACAACTCAAATATGGTAGCTACCTTTGACCATGGGAAAAGAACAAATGTACATATGAATTCTAGTAAACTTCATGACTTGCGGCAGTTGATCGCACTTCGCGAGAATCAATTGAATCTTGAGAGATTACAGAATACCAAACAATTAACTTCAGCTTCGCATAGAGATGCAAATTTTGTCAATAAGAGGAATTTGGTGGTGAGGGCATCTAGAGAAACTACTCATGATAATTTGCAAGGACTAAAAGAACCAGACAAGAAACGCCAAAAGATTGTTTCGCCGAATCCAAGTTGGGGTTTCTCAAACTCCCAAGAAATGATGTCTGTGGTTATAGGATCAGAAAAGTGTGCAATAAAGGATTCCAATCACCCTCAACCAACTGATCATAGCAGTCATGGAGAAAAATATCCATCTTGCTCAGTCATTACTGGACAGCTGAAACAAAAAGAGTATCAGGgctcttcttcttcaacaaatcCATCTCTCACTCTCAAAGATG GTATAGATGCCGCAAGGAATCACAATCAGAGTTCCAGCAATTCGTCAAAAGAAGTTGCAAGTAAAGCTGCCAATAAATTGGTAACTTCTCGA GACAAGGCAAAGCATGCCACTGAACTATGTAGTCAATACAATCAGCCTCTCTTACAGCAGAAAGTGAGTTCTGGGCTTGCTGGTGTTAATGTACCTGAAAAGAGTGACACCAATCTAGTCAGATCTAATGAAAACACGCAGAAGCCCGCTCCAGATAGTAACATCATTGCAGCCTCTACCCACGGTGCAGGCAGCAATGCAAGGGCCAATGTT ATTTCTCTGAACTTTCCGAGCTTTTGGAACTGCTATGATGAGCCGAATATTAGTGGAAGCAGCAGCATAGACTTGCAATCATTGTTGAATTTAGAAGAACTTCAAGATAAAGAACTGGAAGAAGCACAGGAATGTCGCCGCAAGTGCGAGATTGAAGAAAGAAATGCTCTGAAATCTTACCGAAAGGCTCAAAGGGCCTTGCTTGAAGCTAATGCTAGATGCTCTCACCTATACAGTAGAAGAGAACAATATTCATCCCAACTTCGAGAACTTATGATGGGAAATCCAAATTTGTTACTGTCTTGTGGGTCTCCTGACCAAATTGGAATTAGATTGGACTCCTCACCTGCAATTTCTGATGTTAATTTGCATTTAATTCCCAATTCAAGTTGTGCAGTGCAGTCTACATTTGACTTAAACAATCAACAGAGATCCAATTTAAATGTCCATCCAAATAATGTCGCTCTTCAAAATGTATCCAGTGTTCAAGAGCATTATAATTTGGCGTCTGATCCATGTAGTGAGCCTGATTGTTTCACATTCAAGCCTCATAATGAAGATAATGGTGCAAATGACATGTGCTCCCCTTCTGAGGATTTCAATACGTCTCAAAATGAGGACGAAGGGAGATTTCTGTTCGAAGATAAATCTCCAGAAAACCATCTGGACTATCAAGGAAAGGAAAAATCCAGAGCTGACATGGACAAGAATACGAACAATGCATCAGAGGGGCAATCAGCAATGAATAGTTCTCAGGATTCTTTACTCCTTGAAGCATCTTTGCGTTCTCAGCTTTTTGAAAGACTAAGGATGAGAACTTTGCGCCAGAAGGAGAGCCCACAAGAGAGCCTGGATGCTGTTACTGAAGGCAGAACAGAAAATAATGAGGTTGTGGGAAGGGTGGCAACGGACGATAGATTATGCTCTGATTCAGAGCGAGAGAATGAGCCACAACAAGGTTTTAACTTGCAAG GTCGTGACATGATGAGTACGATGTTTAAGATGCCTACAGAGGTGGACCAGCCATGCAACAATGAGAAGTTTGGTTCTGATTCTGCATCCCCTTCATCTTATATTTGTCTAGATAATTGTATCACCCCAGGCAACGACAAATCTCAGTTCGCAAGCTCGGTCACCTTTTCATATCCTATCTTGAAGAGTGCTATCTTAGACTTTAAGGTTTCAGATTCCATGGATTTACTCAAATTACAGAGTAGAAATTCCATTGTACAAACTTCTCATGATCAGGGGGAAGACAATTTTGGTAGCAGCACCACTCCAAGCATTTCAAGTTCGGTCTCGGTTGAAGCAGCTTCACTGGATTTAATTGGCAGTAAGAGTGGGTCTTACTCTTGCAATTTTACCATTGACCCGCTTTGGCCACTTTGTATCTTTGAACTTCGGGGGAAGTGCAATAATCCTGAGTGTTCTATGCAACATGTTAGAGACTACTCTTCTGGCAGTAGAATGAAGGTGCCAGTGGATACCGATG ACAAGGTTGGATCACCAGCTCAAGGACAGATATCCTCTGCTAAAACAACTCTTACCAAGTCACTCGACTGCCTTAATTTGGCTCCCCCAACTTATTTGGTTGGCTTGGATGTTCTGAAAGCTGATCTGCAGTCATGTAAATCTATCCCAAGTCATGAGTACAGTCAACTGTGGGTGAAGTGCTTCAGTCTTTCCATTGTTCTGTCAAGTCAGCTGCCCACTGCTCTGCCATCTGATGAGCTGTTATTTTATGGTGCTAATGCTCGTGTTGAGGTCCAGGGTGGTTGGAATAGGCAATCACTTTATTTTCAGAGCAGAAATGGATCATCG GGTCTAAGCAAGGAACTATTTGCTGCTGATGATCAGATTGTAGAAATGGCTCTTCTTAATCTCAATCAGGAGGCTAATAAATTGAAAGGAAGGTTAAAG GCTCTTGAACTCCTTGCTCAAGCTTTGGAAGCTAATCCTACGTCAGCAGTTGTCTGGATTGTTTACCTGTTACTTTACTATAGCAGTCAGAAGTCCATTGGAAAGGATGACATGTTCAAATATGCG GTTGATCACATCGAATGCTCTTACGAACTCTGGCTTTTATATATAAATAGTCGAACACAGCTGGATGAGAGGTTGGCTGCATATGATGCTGCACTCTTGGCCCTGTGTCGCCACGCATCTGCATCTGACAGGAATGCTCTTTTTGCCAGTGCTGGCATATTGGATATATTTTTGCAGATGATGAATTGTCTGTGCATGTCTGGGAATATTGCTACAGCCATTGATAAAATCACTGAGCTACGTCCAACAGAAGAGAAATCTGATAGCCCGCTCAGACCGTCTCTTCCTGGTATCCTTAAATGCTTAACCATTTCTGATAAATGTGTTTTCTGGGTCTGTTGTGTCTACTTGGTTGTGTACAGGAGACTTCCTATTAACGTTCTGCAGCGGTTTGAATATCAGAAAGAAATTTCTTCCATAGATTGGCCATCTACTGACTTGACCTTTGATGAGAAGCAACGTGCTGTCTCTCTGATGGAATTAGCAGTTGATTCTCTAGCGTTATTCATTGATAGAGAGGCTCTTGAAGATGAAGCAAACCTCAGGGCAGCACACCTGTTTGCAGTCAATCACGTTAGATGTGCAATGGTGCTTAAGGGTTTAGATTGTAGTAGGAGTTTGTTAGAGAACTATGTCACATTGTATCCATTATGTCTAGAACTTGTTTTGATGTTAGCTCGGGCAGAATATGATTTTGCAGATGGAAGTTTTGAAGGTTTTGAAGATGCTTTAGCCAATTGGTTTGATGAAGTTCCTGGAGTGCAATGTATTTGGAACCAGTATGTCCAATGCGCACTCCAAGATAGGAAAAGAGATTTTGTTGAGGAATTAATGGCTCGATGGTTCCAGTATTCATGGAAACACAGATATTCTCAAAATAGTTGTCTGGATCCAGTAGATGGTGACAGCTCCAAGTCTTTACCACAGTCTGCTTCAGTATCTGATGTTGCTGCTCTCTTTTCCAATTCTAGCCCGAACGATATTGTATTTGGGATGCTGAACTGTTCTATCTATAAGCTATTACAAAATGACTACGCTGAAGCTCAATTAGCCGTTGATCGGGCATTGGAGGCTGCTTCTGCTGAGAGTTACAATCACTGTGTGAGAGAACGTCTCTTGTTCCGGCATGCAGAGAACTTGCACAATGATTGGCAAGTATTGAGACTTTTGTCTGGTTATTTGGCTGATAAGCGTGCTTCCAACACGTCTGAGCCATTGTCCAGAGAGTTCCTCCAAAGAATTAAGAAGCCTAGAGTCCGGCAGCTAGTTGGCAAATTGTTATGTCCGGTGTCATTGGAGCCTTCCATGTTGAACACTGTTCTGGAAGCATGGTATGGTCCATCTCTCTTGCCCGAAAAGAAACTCACCAACTTCGTTGACATGGTGGAGAGCCTAATGGCGATACTTCCTTCCAATCATCATCTGGCCATTTGTGTATGCAAGCAGTTAACCAGAACCTCAAGTCCAGCAAATGCTTCTGACGGCGTCTTTTTCTGGGGAAGCTCTCTCTTGATAAATGCGTTATTTCAAGCTGTCCCCGTTGCACCAGAATATGTATGGGTAGAAGCTGCAGATATTTTGCATGATCTTACAGGTTCCCGGTCCCTATCCATCAGTTTCCTCAAGAGAGCTCTGTCGATTTATCCATTCTCTACAATGCTGTGGAAATCTTACATCAATTTTTCAGAAGCTGAAGGGGATTCAGGATCTGTAAAAGAAGCTGCAATGGCAAAAGGCATTAAACTCCAGTGA
- the LOC107870220 gene encoding uncharacterized protein LOC107870220 isoform X4 encodes MAKIDQHKDHSVEKSTEEGRGRGNSSGSKEEGELSASENDDQSDCFPDQLTSSDAAPLDQHVHIDTMNENFQDTQAGLTSYFAEKNTSSSKKGCSIDVPSRNSQESAHLKSSKKSREHFVPFLISFSDDSGSDCENSGQKKISASKNRTLAADKFIKPPAPAPRRPQKSQKITRNVAKMPNKEAHKVSSLLTKPNGGTYGNAAHMHSLRKFNNSNMVATFDHGKRTNVHMNSSKLHDLRQLIALRENQLNLERLQNTKQLTSASHRDANFVNKRNLVVRASRETTHDNLQGLKEPDKKRQKIVSPNPSWGFSNSQEMMSVVIGSEKCAIKDSNHPQPTDHSSHGEKYPSCSVITGQLKQKEYQGSSSSTNPSLTLKDGIDAARNHNQSSSNSSKEVASKAANKLDKAKHATELCSQYNQPLLQQKVSSGLAGVNVPEKSDTNLVRSNENTQKPAPDSNIIAASTHGAGSNARANVISLNFPSFWNCYDEPNISGSSSIDLQSLLNLEELQDKELEEAQECRRKCEIEERNALKSYRKAQRALLEANARCSHLYSRREQYSSQLRELMMGNPNLLLSCGSPDQIGIRLDSSPAISDVNLHLIPNSSCAVQSTFDLNNQQRSNLNVHPNNVALQNVSSVQEHYNLASDPCSEPDCFTFKPHNEDNGANDMCSPSEDFNTSQNEDEGRFLFEDKSPENHLDYQGKEKSRADMDKNTNNASEGQSAMNSSQDSLLLEASLRSQLFERLRMRTLRQKESPQESLDAVTEGRTENNEVVGRVATDDRLCSDSERENEPQQGFNLQGRDMMSTMFKMPTEVDQPCNNEKFGSDSASPSSYICLDNCITPGNDKSQFASSVTFSYPILKSAILDFKVSDSMDLLKLQSRNSIVQTSHDQGEDNFGSSTTPSISSSVSVEAASLDLIGSKSGSYSCNFTIDPLWPLCIFELRGKCNNPECSMQHVRDYSSGSRMKVPVDTDDKVGSPAQGQISSAKTTLTKSLDCLNLAPPTYLVGLDVLKADLQSCKSIPSHEYSQLWVKCFSLSIVLSSQLPTALPSDELLFYGANARVEVQGGWNRQSLYFQSRNGSSGLSKELFAADDQIVEMALLNLNQEANKLKGRLKALELLAQALEANPTSAVVWIVYLLLYYSSQKSIGKDDMFKYAVDHIECSYELWLLYINSRTQLDERLAAYDAALLALCRHASASDRNALFASAGILDIFLQMMNCLCMSGNIATAIDKITELRPTEEKSDSPLRPSLPGILKCLTISDKCVFWVCCVYLVVYRRLPINVLQRFEYQKEISSIDWPSTDLTFDEKQRAVSLMELAVDSLALFIDREALEDEANLRAAHLFAVNHVRCAMVLKGLDCSRSLLENYVTLYPLCLELVLMLARAEYDFADGSFEGFEDALANWFDEVPGVQCIWNQYVQCALQDRKRDFVEELMARWFQYSWKHRYSQNSCLDPVDGDSSKSLPQSASVSDVAALFSNSSPNDIVFGMLNCSIYKLLQNDYAEAQLAVDRALEAASAESYNHCVRERLLFRHAENLHNDWQVLRLLSGYLADKRASNTSEPLSREFLQRIKKPRVRQLVGKLLCPVSLEPSMLNTVLEAWYGPSLLPEKKLTNFVDMVESLMAILPSNHHLAICVCKQLTRTSSPANASDGVFFWGSSLLINALFQAVPVAPEYVWVEAADILHDLTGSRSLSISFLKRALSIYPFSTMLWKSYINFSEAEGDSGSVKEAAMAKGIKLQ; translated from the exons GATCAGAGTGATTGTTTCCCCGATCAGCTTACAAGCAGTGATGCTGCTCCGTTGGATCAGCATGTTCACATTGATACAATGAATGAGAATTTTCAGGATACGCAGGCAG GACTTACATCGTACTTTGCAGAAAAAAATACTTCTTCCAGCAAAAAGGGTTGCTCGATTGATGTGCCTTCTAGAAATTCTCAAGAATCAGCTCATCTGAAGAGTTCTAAAAAGAGTCGAGAGCATTTTGTACCATTTCTGATAAGCTTCTCAGATGACAGTGGCAGTGACTGTGAAAATTCTGGACAGAAGAAGATTTCAGCAAGTAAAAACAGAACCTTGGCTGCAGATAAATTTATTAAACCACCAGCCCCTGCTCCTCGAAGACCTCAGAAATCGCAAAAGATTACTAGAAATGTGGCAAAGATGCCAAACAAAGAGGCTCACAAAGTTTCTTCTTTATTGACCAAACCTAATGGAGGCACTTACGGAAATGCTGCACATATGCATAGTTTGAGAAAATTTAACAACTCAAATATGGTAGCTACCTTTGACCATGGGAAAAGAACAAATGTACATATGAATTCTAGTAAACTTCATGACTTGCGGCAGTTGATCGCACTTCGCGAGAATCAATTGAATCTTGAGAGATTACAGAATACCAAACAATTAACTTCAGCTTCGCATAGAGATGCAAATTTTGTCAATAAGAGGAATTTGGTGGTGAGGGCATCTAGAGAAACTACTCATGATAATTTGCAAGGACTAAAAGAACCAGACAAGAAACGCCAAAAGATTGTTTCGCCGAATCCAAGTTGGGGTTTCTCAAACTCCCAAGAAATGATGTCTGTGGTTATAGGATCAGAAAAGTGTGCAATAAAGGATTCCAATCACCCTCAACCAACTGATCATAGCAGTCATGGAGAAAAATATCCATCTTGCTCAGTCATTACTGGACAGCTGAAACAAAAAGAGTATCAGGgctcttcttcttcaacaaatcCATCTCTCACTCTCAAAGATG GTATAGATGCCGCAAGGAATCACAATCAGAGTTCCAGCAATTCGTCAAAAGAAGTTGCAAGTAAAGCTGCCAATAAATTG GACAAGGCAAAGCATGCCACTGAACTATGTAGTCAATACAATCAGCCTCTCTTACAGCAGAAAGTGAGTTCTGGGCTTGCTGGTGTTAATGTACCTGAAAAGAGTGACACCAATCTAGTCAGATCTAATGAAAACACGCAGAAGCCCGCTCCAGATAGTAACATCATTGCAGCCTCTACCCACGGTGCAGGCAGCAATGCAAGGGCCAATGTT ATTTCTCTGAACTTTCCGAGCTTTTGGAACTGCTATGATGAGCCGAATATTAGTGGAAGCAGCAGCATAGACTTGCAATCATTGTTGAATTTAGAAGAACTTCAAGATAAAGAACTGGAAGAAGCACAGGAATGTCGCCGCAAGTGCGAGATTGAAGAAAGAAATGCTCTGAAATCTTACCGAAAGGCTCAAAGGGCCTTGCTTGAAGCTAATGCTAGATGCTCTCACCTATACAGTAGAAGAGAACAATATTCATCCCAACTTCGAGAACTTATGATGGGAAATCCAAATTTGTTACTGTCTTGTGGGTCTCCTGACCAAATTGGAATTAGATTGGACTCCTCACCTGCAATTTCTGATGTTAATTTGCATTTAATTCCCAATTCAAGTTGTGCAGTGCAGTCTACATTTGACTTAAACAATCAACAGAGATCCAATTTAAATGTCCATCCAAATAATGTCGCTCTTCAAAATGTATCCAGTGTTCAAGAGCATTATAATTTGGCGTCTGATCCATGTAGTGAGCCTGATTGTTTCACATTCAAGCCTCATAATGAAGATAATGGTGCAAATGACATGTGCTCCCCTTCTGAGGATTTCAATACGTCTCAAAATGAGGACGAAGGGAGATTTCTGTTCGAAGATAAATCTCCAGAAAACCATCTGGACTATCAAGGAAAGGAAAAATCCAGAGCTGACATGGACAAGAATACGAACAATGCATCAGAGGGGCAATCAGCAATGAATAGTTCTCAGGATTCTTTACTCCTTGAAGCATCTTTGCGTTCTCAGCTTTTTGAAAGACTAAGGATGAGAACTTTGCGCCAGAAGGAGAGCCCACAAGAGAGCCTGGATGCTGTTACTGAAGGCAGAACAGAAAATAATGAGGTTGTGGGAAGGGTGGCAACGGACGATAGATTATGCTCTGATTCAGAGCGAGAGAATGAGCCACAACAAGGTTTTAACTTGCAAG GTCGTGACATGATGAGTACGATGTTTAAGATGCCTACAGAGGTGGACCAGCCATGCAACAATGAGAAGTTTGGTTCTGATTCTGCATCCCCTTCATCTTATATTTGTCTAGATAATTGTATCACCCCAGGCAACGACAAATCTCAGTTCGCAAGCTCGGTCACCTTTTCATATCCTATCTTGAAGAGTGCTATCTTAGACTTTAAGGTTTCAGATTCCATGGATTTACTCAAATTACAGAGTAGAAATTCCATTGTACAAACTTCTCATGATCAGGGGGAAGACAATTTTGGTAGCAGCACCACTCCAAGCATTTCAAGTTCGGTCTCGGTTGAAGCAGCTTCACTGGATTTAATTGGCAGTAAGAGTGGGTCTTACTCTTGCAATTTTACCATTGACCCGCTTTGGCCACTTTGTATCTTTGAACTTCGGGGGAAGTGCAATAATCCTGAGTGTTCTATGCAACATGTTAGAGACTACTCTTCTGGCAGTAGAATGAAGGTGCCAGTGGATACCGATG ACAAGGTTGGATCACCAGCTCAAGGACAGATATCCTCTGCTAAAACAACTCTTACCAAGTCACTCGACTGCCTTAATTTGGCTCCCCCAACTTATTTGGTTGGCTTGGATGTTCTGAAAGCTGATCTGCAGTCATGTAAATCTATCCCAAGTCATGAGTACAGTCAACTGTGGGTGAAGTGCTTCAGTCTTTCCATTGTTCTGTCAAGTCAGCTGCCCACTGCTCTGCCATCTGATGAGCTGTTATTTTATGGTGCTAATGCTCGTGTTGAGGTCCAGGGTGGTTGGAATAGGCAATCACTTTATTTTCAGAGCAGAAATGGATCATCG GGTCTAAGCAAGGAACTATTTGCTGCTGATGATCAGATTGTAGAAATGGCTCTTCTTAATCTCAATCAGGAGGCTAATAAATTGAAAGGAAGGTTAAAG GCTCTTGAACTCCTTGCTCAAGCTTTGGAAGCTAATCCTACGTCAGCAGTTGTCTGGATTGTTTACCTGTTACTTTACTATAGCAGTCAGAAGTCCATTGGAAAGGATGACATGTTCAAATATGCG GTTGATCACATCGAATGCTCTTACGAACTCTGGCTTTTATATATAAATAGTCGAACACAGCTGGATGAGAGGTTGGCTGCATATGATGCTGCACTCTTGGCCCTGTGTCGCCACGCATCTGCATCTGACAGGAATGCTCTTTTTGCCAGTGCTGGCATATTGGATATATTTTTGCAGATGATGAATTGTCTGTGCATGTCTGGGAATATTGCTACAGCCATTGATAAAATCACTGAGCTACGTCCAACAGAAGAGAAATCTGATAGCCCGCTCAGACCGTCTCTTCCTGGTATCCTTAAATGCTTAACCATTTCTGATAAATGTGTTTTCTGGGTCTGTTGTGTCTACTTGGTTGTGTACAGGAGACTTCCTATTAACGTTCTGCAGCGGTTTGAATATCAGAAAGAAATTTCTTCCATAGATTGGCCATCTACTGACTTGACCTTTGATGAGAAGCAACGTGCTGTCTCTCTGATGGAATTAGCAGTTGATTCTCTAGCGTTATTCATTGATAGAGAGGCTCTTGAAGATGAAGCAAACCTCAGGGCAGCACACCTGTTTGCAGTCAATCACGTTAGATGTGCAATGGTGCTTAAGGGTTTAGATTGTAGTAGGAGTTTGTTAGAGAACTATGTCACATTGTATCCATTATGTCTAGAACTTGTTTTGATGTTAGCTCGGGCAGAATATGATTTTGCAGATGGAAGTTTTGAAGGTTTTGAAGATGCTTTAGCCAATTGGTTTGATGAAGTTCCTGGAGTGCAATGTATTTGGAACCAGTATGTCCAATGCGCACTCCAAGATAGGAAAAGAGATTTTGTTGAGGAATTAATGGCTCGATGGTTCCAGTATTCATGGAAACACAGATATTCTCAAAATAGTTGTCTGGATCCAGTAGATGGTGACAGCTCCAAGTCTTTACCACAGTCTGCTTCAGTATCTGATGTTGCTGCTCTCTTTTCCAATTCTAGCCCGAACGATATTGTATTTGGGATGCTGAACTGTTCTATCTATAAGCTATTACAAAATGACTACGCTGAAGCTCAATTAGCCGTTGATCGGGCATTGGAGGCTGCTTCTGCTGAGAGTTACAATCACTGTGTGAGAGAACGTCTCTTGTTCCGGCATGCAGAGAACTTGCACAATGATTGGCAAGTATTGAGACTTTTGTCTGGTTATTTGGCTGATAAGCGTGCTTCCAACACGTCTGAGCCATTGTCCAGAGAGTTCCTCCAAAGAATTAAGAAGCCTAGAGTCCGGCAGCTAGTTGGCAAATTGTTATGTCCGGTGTCATTGGAGCCTTCCATGTTGAACACTGTTCTGGAAGCATGGTATGGTCCATCTCTCTTGCCCGAAAAGAAACTCACCAACTTCGTTGACATGGTGGAGAGCCTAATGGCGATACTTCCTTCCAATCATCATCTGGCCATTTGTGTATGCAAGCAGTTAACCAGAACCTCAAGTCCAGCAAATGCTTCTGACGGCGTCTTTTTCTGGGGAAGCTCTCTCTTGATAAATGCGTTATTTCAAGCTGTCCCCGTTGCACCAGAATATGTATGGGTAGAAGCTGCAGATATTTTGCATGATCTTACAGGTTCCCGGTCCCTATCCATCAGTTTCCTCAAGAGAGCTCTGTCGATTTATCCATTCTCTACAATGCTGTGGAAATCTTACATCAATTTTTCAGAAGCTGAAGGGGATTCAGGATCTGTAAAAGAAGCTGCAATGGCAAAAGGCATTAAACTCCAGTGA